Proteins from one Emys orbicularis isolate rEmyOrb1 chromosome 2, rEmyOrb1.hap1, whole genome shotgun sequence genomic window:
- the CCN3 gene encoding CCN family member 3, with protein sequence MRLTRGCDRRQRLPSLGLLLLLCKVSGQPPPCPPQCGGRPCPAEPPSCAPGVPAVLDGCACCLVCARQRGESCSERQPCDQGSGLYCDRSAGAGRGICMVLEGDNCVFDGVIYQSGETFQPSCKYQCACRDGQIGCVPRCNLDLLLPGPDCPFPRKTEVPGECCEKWTCDPKEEVTLGSFAMAAYTKESTLGIDVSDSSSNCIEQTTEWSSCSKSCGMGFSTRITNRNPQCEMMKQTRLCMVRPCENEQLIDKKGKKCVRTKKSLKAVHFEYKNCTSIQTYKPRYCGLCTDGRCCTPHNTKTIKVEFQCPQSKVLKKPMMLITTCVCHNNCPQDNVFFQLLEPMFSGVKI encoded by the exons ATGAGGCTGACGCGTGGCTGTGACCGGAGGCAGCGcctgcccagcctggggctgctgctgctgctgtgcaag GTGAGTGGCCAGCCGCCGCCGTGCCCCCCGCAGTGCGGCGGCCGCCCGTGCCCGGCAGAGCCACCCAGCTGCGCCCCGGGAGTGCCCGCCGTGCTGGACGGCTGCGCCTGCTGCCTGGTGTGCGCCCGGCAGCGCGGGGAGAGCTGCTCCGAGCGGCAGCCCTGCGACCAGGGCAGCGGCCTCTACTGCGACCGCAgcgccggggccgggcggggcatCTGCATGG TGCTTGAAGGAGACAACTGTGTGTTTGATGGGGTTATTTATCAGAGTGGGGAGACATTCCAGCCCAGCTGTAAATACCAGTGTGCCTGCAGAGATGGACAGATTGGCTGTGTGCCCCGCTGTAACCTTGACCTACTGCTCCCTGGTCCTGATTGCCCTTTCCCAAGGAAAACTGAAGTCCCAGGAGAGTGCTGTGAGAAGTGGACTTGTGACCCTAAAGAGGAAGTGACTTTGGGCAGTTTTGCTATGGCTG CATATACAAAAGAATCAACTCTTGGAATTGATGTCTCTGACTCAAGTTCCAACTGTATTGAGCAGACAACAGAATGGAGTTCATGTTCCAAAAGCTGTGGAATGGGCTTTTCCACCCGCATTACAAACAGGAATCCTCAGTGTGAGATGATGAAGCAGACACGACTCTGCATGGTGCGACCTTGTGAGAACGAACAGCTGATTGATAAG AAAGGGAAAAAGTGTGTCCGAACAAAGAAGTCATTGAAAGCTGTTCACTTTGAGTACAAGAACTGCACTAGTATACAGACCTATAAACCCCGCTATTGTGGGCTCTGCACTGATGGACGATGCTGCACACCACACAACACCAAGACAATCAAGGTTGAGTTCCAGTGTCCCCAGAGCAAAGTCCTCAAAAAGCCAATGATGCTGATCACTACCTGTGTCTGTCATAACAACTGTCCCCAAGACAACGTTTTCTTCCAGCTGTTAGAGCCAATGTTCAGTGGAGTAAAAATATGA